The Mustela nigripes isolate SB6536 chromosome 4, MUSNIG.SB6536, whole genome shotgun sequence genome includes a window with the following:
- the SPMIP5 gene encoding uncharacterized protein C10orf82 homolog, giving the protein MESSRTFMRHLPITPGYSGFVPYLCCQQATSKDSMAHCLKIFQEITQRYKNQMEEFHCSVATARRLKPVCSEETVLRALHQYYRQYHPLSLECKNSKKPLYEPPIPGWAGYLPRARVTELGCATRYTVMARNCYRDFLGIMEQARRAHLKPFEEMYGKGSTQPPSAPSPKVLQHEGSLPNCLDFSVPGGSRLAHGRPLTEEPRPPVTCGCAQGTNMSCSGKIYLEPLFSAKYAES; this is encoded by the exons ATGGAGTCTTCCAGGACCTTCATGAGACATCTGCCAATCACACCAGGCTACAGTG GCTTCGTGCCCTACCTCTGCTGCCAGCAGGCCACCAGCAAGGACAGCATGGCCCACTGTCTGAAGATCTTCCAGGAGATCACACAGCGCTATAAAAACCAGATGGAGGAATTTCACTGCTCGGTAGCCACTGCCCGGAGGCTGAAGCCCGTCTGCTCTGAGGAGACCGTCCTGCGGGCGCTGCACCAGTATTACCGGCAATATCACCCCCTGAGTCTGG AATGCAAAAACAGCAAGAAACCCCTCTACGAGCCCCCGATCCCAGGCTGGGCTGGCTACCTCCCGAGAGCCAGGGTCACCGAATTAGGCTGCGCCACGCGGTACACTGTCATGGCCAGAAACTGCTACAGGGACTTCCTGGGCATCATGGAGCAGGCCAGGAGGGCACACCTGAAGCCATTTGAGGA AATGTATGGCAAGGGGTCCACCCAACCTCCTTCCGCCCCTTCTCCAAAAGTTTTGCAGCATGAAGGATCGCTGCCCAATTGTCTGGATTTTTCTGTCCCAG GTGGCAGCCGTCTTGCCCACGGGAGACCCCTGACCGAGGAACCCAGACCTCCAGTGACATGTGGCTGTGCCCAAGGGACAAATATGTCGTGCAGCGGGAAGATTTACCTCGAGCCACTGTTCTCAGCAAAGTATGCAGAAAGCTGA